In Glycine max cultivar Williams 82 chromosome 7, Glycine_max_v4.0, whole genome shotgun sequence, a single window of DNA contains:
- the LOC100781956 gene encoding uncharacterized protein, giving the protein MSSDTKANSNVGGGSRSRLNHYLYSGDKKHVFVGLTLITAVFTIPWFLMNRGTKHQSHQDYLEKADKARSQRLSSSSASAK; this is encoded by the exons ATGAGCAGCGACACAAAAGCCAACAGCAACGTTGGAGGGGGATCCAGATCGAGGTTAAATCACTACCTCTATAGCGGTGACAAGAAACATGTCTTCGTTGGTTTAACTCTCATCACCGCTGTCTTTACCATCCCATGGTTCCTTATGAACAGAG GGACCAAACACCAATCTCATCAAGATTACTTGGAAAAAGCTGATAAAGCAAGGAGCCAAAGACTCTCATCCAGTTCTGCTTCTGCCAAATGA
- the LOC100305555 gene encoding Lamin-like protein-like precursor: MGGSWSWQLTCALLLLFSAVVTATDHIVGANRGWNPGFNYTLWANNHTFYVGDLISFRYQKNQYNVFEVNQTGYDNCTTEGAVGNWSSGKDFIPLNKAKRYYFICGNGQCFSGMKVSVVVHPLPPPPTSAVAAQHSSPKSASPVLLKRGFRSLLVSTVSACFGIVWIYHL; the protein is encoded by the exons ATGGGAGGCTCATGGTCATGGCAGCTCACATGTGCCCTCTTGCTACTCTTCTCCGCCGTAGTCACCGCCACTGACCACATTGTGGGTGCGAATCGTGGCTGGAACCCTGGCTTTAACTACACTCTTTGGGCCAACAACCACACTTTCTATGTTGGCGATCTTATCT CATTCAGGTACCAAAAGAACCAATACAATGTGTTTGAGGTGAACCAAACTGGGTATGACAACTGCACTACAGAAGGGGCAGTGGGGAATTGGAGCAGTGGGAAGGATTTCATACCCCTTAACAAGGCCAAGAGATATTACTTCATTTGTGGCAATGGCCAATGCTTCAGTGGAATGAAGGTTTCCGTTGTGGTTcatcctcttcctcctcctcccaCCTCTGCAGTTGCTGCTCAACATTCATCGCCAAAGTCTGCTTCTCCTGTGCTCTTAAAACGAGGATTTCGCTCACTGTTGGTGTCTACTGTTTCAGCTTGCTTTGGAATTGTTTGGATTTATCACTTGTAG
- the LOC102664176 gene encoding uncharacterized protein, with product MRKSTSNRFTRGWGYFVYDPFTKECNHIPPFPDAHKETCLYAVGFLSQINDFEEEGNSNRCFWVVVVRSSMRMKYEFEVEVFYSGTRTWRQILMSCVDGFAFAPHWFLSFAFEGYLHFMGSRSILVLDPIFMICTTIDYPENADAMNIMSFGYLGCSGGTMRIADIGNNDLRVWELLIPGKWHLVHRTNLNLMEHLPTRFCSNYCKRVGGFHPYDGDIVYLHSYVDGIYAINLGTNKVVPISGYDKFDISPFQLELSSIPLADNDGK from the exons ATGCGCAAATCCACAAG CAACAGATTCACAAGGGGTTGGGGCTACTTTGTGTATGATCCCTTTACCAAGGAATGTAATCACATACCTCCTTTTCCTGATGCGCATAAGGAAACATGTTTATACGCTGTTGGCTTCCTTTCCCAAATTAACGATTTTGAAGAAGAAGGAAATTCTAATCGCTGCTTTTGGGTGGTGGTTGTGAGATCCTCTATGAGAATGAAATATGAGTTTGAAGTGGAGGTTTTTTATTCGGGGACAAGAACATGGAGACAAATATTGATGAGTTGTGTGGATGGTTTTGCTTTTGCTCCTCATTGGTTTCTCAGTTTTGCATTTGAAGGGTACCTACATTTCATGGGAAGCAGGAGTATTCTTGTGTTGGATCCCATTTTCATGATTTGTACTACCATTGATTACCCTGAAAATGCTGATGCTATGAATATAATGAGCTTTGGGTACCTTGGATGCTCTGGTGGGACTATGAGGATTGCTGATATTGgcaataatgatttgagagtgTGGGAACTATTGATCCCTGGAAAATGGCATTTGGTGCACAGGACCAATCTCAATCTCATGGAACATCTTCCCACCAGGTTCTGCAGTAATTATTGTAAGCGCGTAGGGGGGTTTCATCCCTATGATGGGGACATTGTTTATTTGCATTCCTATGTTGATGGGATTTACGCTATAAACCTGGGGACTAACAAAGTTGTGCCTATTTCTGGTTATGACAAATTTGATATTAGTCCCTTTCAATTGGAGCTCTCTTCAATTCCATTGGCAGACAATGATGGTAAGTAA
- the LOC100787812 gene encoding galactoside 2-alpha-L-fucosyltransferase isoform X4 → MNSTASGIGKVERGTDRNVTAELLNGGVKDLQERSQNNFATEGRSENITAAYAGSKNASLASSTNVSTTEPVNLDDNDKLLGGLLTSGFDEASCKSRMQSHLYRKASPHKPSPYLISKLRKYEEIHRRCGPNTRDYDKSMKKIVSSKNNGAATKCKYIIWNTANGLGNQMISIAATFLYAILTDRVLLVKFNKDKHGLFCEPFLNSTWILPQKSPFSSWNEHNTETYQTMLDKDRASNSKKGLPSVLFINLQFSFENPEKYFHCDHSQDLLRKIPMLILRSDQYYVPSMFMNPFFNLEIANMFPERDIIFHHLGRYLFHPSNDAWELISSYYQAHLASASERIGLQIRVFNAATTPKQAIMNLVLSCTLQQKILPEVDLKTSVSSAGKNMTTVKAVLVASLHKEYGDNLRSMYLKKPTVSGEVIEVYQPSHEGKQKFNDNGHNLKAWTDMYLLSLSDVLVTTSLSTFGYVAQGLGNLKPWLLYRLVGNHSGDFPRCERDFSTEPCFHMPPKHYCNGEPMNDIVSSFPNLRECKDLRFGVKLAAVNGSM, encoded by the coding sequence GCTCGAAAAACGCTTCACTGGCAAGTTCAACAAATGTGTCAACCACAGAACCTGTTAATCTTGATGACAATGACAAACTGCTTGGGGGATTGTTAACTTCTGGATTTGATGAAGCATCATGCAAAAGTAGGATGCAGTCCCATTTGTACCGCAAAGCTTCTCCTCATAAACCTTCTCCATATTTGATATCTAAACTACGTAAATACGAAGAAATTCATAGAAGGTGCGGACCAAATACTAGAGATTACGACAAAAGCATGAAAAAGATTGTAAGCTCCAAGAACAATGGTGCTGCTACCAAATGTAAGTACATTATCTGGAATACTGCCAATGGTTTGGGGAATCAAATGATTAGCATAGCTGCAACATTTCTTTATGCCATCCTCACTGATCGAGTGCTGcttgtaaaatttaataaagacaAGCATGGCCTATTTTGCGAGCCATTTCTCAATTCAACTTGGATATTGCCGCAGAAGTCCCCCTTTAGTTCTTGGAATGAACACAATACCGAAACATATCAGACCATGCTAGACAAGGATAGGGCTAGCAATTCAAAGAAGGGTTTACCATCTGTTCTGTTTATTAATCTACAATTCAGCTTCGAAAACCCTGAGAAATATTTTCACTGTGATCATAGTCAAGATCTTCTCCGGAAGATCCCTATGTTGATTCTGCGGTCTGATCAATACTATGTCCCATCTATGTTCATGAACCCATTTTTCAACTTGGAGATTGCCAACATGTTCCCAGAGAGAGACATTATTTTCCACCATTTGGGTCGCTACCTGTTTCACCCTTCCAACGATGCATGGGAACTAATCAGCAGTTACTATCAGGCACACTTGGCCAGTGCAAGTGAACGGATAGGCTTACAGATAAGAGTATTTAATGCTGCTACTACTCCAAAGCAAGCAATCATGAATCTAGTTTTAAGCTGCACATTACAGCAAAAGATACTGCCAGAAGTGGATTTGAAAACTTCAGTGTCTTCTGCTGGAAAAAACATGACTACTGTAAAAGCAGTTCTTGTGGCATCTTTACATAAAGAGTACGGGGATAATTTACGGAGTATGTATCTGAAGAAACCAACAGTTAGTGGGGAAGTCATAGAAGTTTATCAGCCAAGTCATGAAGGGAAGCAAAAGTTTAATGATAATGGGCATAACCTAAAAGCATGGACGGATATGTATCTGTTAAGTTTATCAGACGTGTTGGTGACTACCTCTCTCTCAACATTTGGCTACGTTGCTCAAGGATTGGGAAATTTAAAGCCATGGCTTCTCTACAGGCTAGTCGGTAACCATAGCGGCGATTTTCCACGCTGTGAACGGGATTTCTCAACAGAGCCTTGCTTTCATATGCCTCCCAAGCATTACTGCAACGGAGAGCCCATGAATGATATCGTTTCTTCTTTCCCCAATTTGAGGGAGTGCAAGGATTTAAGGTTTGGTGTGAAGCTGGCGGCCGTTAACGGTTCCATGTAG
- the LOC100787812 gene encoding galactoside 2-alpha-L-fucosyltransferase isoform X3 codes for MNSTASGIEGKVERGTDRNVTAELLNGGVKDLQERSQNNFATEGRSENITAAYAGSKNASLASSTNVSTTEPVNLDDNDKLLGGLLTSGFDEASCKSRMQSHLYRKASPHKPSPYLISKLRKYEEIHRRCGPNTRDYDKSMKKIVSSKNNGAATKCKYIIWNTANGLGNQMISIAATFLYAILTDRVLLVKFNKDKHGLFCEPFLNSTWILPQKSPFSSWNEHNTETYQTMLDKDRASNSKKGLPSVLFINLQFSFENPEKYFHCDHSQDLLRKIPMLILRSDQYYVPSMFMNPFFNLEIANMFPERDIIFHHLGRYLFHPSNDAWELISSYYQAHLASASERIGLQIRVFNAATTPKQAIMNLVLSCTLQQKILPEVDLKTSVSSAGKNMTTVKAVLVASLHKEYGDNLRSMYLKKPTVSGEVIEVYQPSHEGKQKFNDNGHNLKAWTDMYLLSLSDVLVTTSLSTFGYVAQGLGNLKPWLLYRLVGNHSGDFPRCERDFSTEPCFHMPPKHYCNGEPMNDIVSSFPNLRECKDLRFGVKLAAVNGSM; via the coding sequence GCTCGAAAAACGCTTCACTGGCAAGTTCAACAAATGTGTCAACCACAGAACCTGTTAATCTTGATGACAATGACAAACTGCTTGGGGGATTGTTAACTTCTGGATTTGATGAAGCATCATGCAAAAGTAGGATGCAGTCCCATTTGTACCGCAAAGCTTCTCCTCATAAACCTTCTCCATATTTGATATCTAAACTACGTAAATACGAAGAAATTCATAGAAGGTGCGGACCAAATACTAGAGATTACGACAAAAGCATGAAAAAGATTGTAAGCTCCAAGAACAATGGTGCTGCTACCAAATGTAAGTACATTATCTGGAATACTGCCAATGGTTTGGGGAATCAAATGATTAGCATAGCTGCAACATTTCTTTATGCCATCCTCACTGATCGAGTGCTGcttgtaaaatttaataaagacaAGCATGGCCTATTTTGCGAGCCATTTCTCAATTCAACTTGGATATTGCCGCAGAAGTCCCCCTTTAGTTCTTGGAATGAACACAATACCGAAACATATCAGACCATGCTAGACAAGGATAGGGCTAGCAATTCAAAGAAGGGTTTACCATCTGTTCTGTTTATTAATCTACAATTCAGCTTCGAAAACCCTGAGAAATATTTTCACTGTGATCATAGTCAAGATCTTCTCCGGAAGATCCCTATGTTGATTCTGCGGTCTGATCAATACTATGTCCCATCTATGTTCATGAACCCATTTTTCAACTTGGAGATTGCCAACATGTTCCCAGAGAGAGACATTATTTTCCACCATTTGGGTCGCTACCTGTTTCACCCTTCCAACGATGCATGGGAACTAATCAGCAGTTACTATCAGGCACACTTGGCCAGTGCAAGTGAACGGATAGGCTTACAGATAAGAGTATTTAATGCTGCTACTACTCCAAAGCAAGCAATCATGAATCTAGTTTTAAGCTGCACATTACAGCAAAAGATACTGCCAGAAGTGGATTTGAAAACTTCAGTGTCTTCTGCTGGAAAAAACATGACTACTGTAAAAGCAGTTCTTGTGGCATCTTTACATAAAGAGTACGGGGATAATTTACGGAGTATGTATCTGAAGAAACCAACAGTTAGTGGGGAAGTCATAGAAGTTTATCAGCCAAGTCATGAAGGGAAGCAAAAGTTTAATGATAATGGGCATAACCTAAAAGCATGGACGGATATGTATCTGTTAAGTTTATCAGACGTGTTGGTGACTACCTCTCTCTCAACATTTGGCTACGTTGCTCAAGGATTGGGAAATTTAAAGCCATGGCTTCTCTACAGGCTAGTCGGTAACCATAGCGGCGATTTTCCACGCTGTGAACGGGATTTCTCAACAGAGCCTTGCTTTCATATGCCTCCCAAGCATTACTGCAACGGAGAGCCCATGAATGATATCGTTTCTTCTTTCCCCAATTTGAGGGAGTGCAAGGATTTAAGGTTTGGTGTGAAGCTGGCGGCCGTTAACGGTTCCATGTAG